Within Nitrospirota bacterium, the genomic segment TTATTGACAGGGTATATGTGGCACAGGTGCTTGTAGAGCATATGATGTACCGCAAAGAAACAAGGTGGCCGGGTTACTGCACGAGGACAGATTATACAGAGCCTGATGATGCAAACTGGCTTAAGTTTGTAAATTCGAGGAGAGATCCTGCAACCGGAAACATTGAAATGTTAACAAGGCCATATGAACAGATTGTGCCCGGAGACAGGTATAAACCAAGGTAAAACCGGGAAGGGTTCAGGGAGTCAAGGGTTCAATAAAACACCCGCCCCCCTGAACCTCCCTAAAATTCAGGAGGAAGAATAATGCCGGTAATAATACATACAGACAAATGTGACGGATGCCATGGATCAGCCAACCCGCCATGCGTCAGGATGTGCCCTGGGGACCTTTTAATGAAAGACCCCAAGACAGGAAAGATACTGATGAGAAATGCATCGGACTGCTGGGACTGCCTTCCATGCGTCAAGGCCTGCCCTCAGGAGGCAATTGAATTCAGGCTGTCATATCAGTTAGGATTTCAGACAGCAAGGCTGCTGCCACACATACATAATACAAGGGACTTTATTACGTGGGAGCTTATTGACACAAAGGGCGTTGTTGACAAGTTTACCATCAGGACCAAGATACTCCCGATCGAACTTGACGAAAGCATCGAGGGTGTAACTCCTGCTGAGTACTCTATATAGACTAAATTTACCGATGAAAAATCCCACTTAGTCCCCCTTTACAAAGGGGGAAATCAGTTCCCCCCTTTAGTAAAGGGGGGAGAGGGGGGCTTTGAATGGAGATTCCAGGATGAATGACACTGAAGAAAAGACAACACAGGTTCCACAGCACATACTCGATGAAATATCTACATTCGAGGCCGAGATAGGCCGTTTGAGACGCAGGGAGATGCCTGAAGAGAAATTCAAGAAATTCAGGCTGCAAAACGGCATCTATGGTCAGCGGCAGAAGGATGATTTCATGGTCAGGGTCAAGGTGCCTCAGGGCGTACTCAATCCTGAACAGTTAAGATTATTAGCGGATACCGGTGATACGTTCTCAAATGGAATCGCACACGCCACATCCCGTCAGGATATACAATTTCATTTTGTCAAACTCGAAAATGTCCCCACGATTATGAGGTCGCTTGCGGAAGCCGGACTGACCACGAGGGAGGCCTGCGGCAATACGATCAGGAATGTCACGGCATGCTATCTTTCAGGCATTTGTCCGGATGAGGTCTTTGATGTATCCTCCTATGCAAGGCTCACAACAGACTACTTCCTTAGAAACCCTGTATGCCAGAGCCTGCCGAGAAAATTCAAGATATCATTCTCCGGTTGCAGTAAGGATTGCTCATTAGCCCCTATTAATGATATCGGCGCAATGGCGGTAGAAAAAGATATTGACGGAACAGTTCAGCGCGGGTTTAAGATCTATATTGCAGGCGGACTTGGCCCTCATCCGAGGATAGCTCAGCTTCTTGAAGAATTTGTTTCTGTGGATGACCTGCTCCCTTTATCTGAAGCCGTATTGAGGGTATTCGATCAGTATGGAGAGCGGAAAAACAGGAACAGGGCAAGGATGAAGTTTCTTCTTGAAAAGATCGGTTTTGATGAGCTCAAACGACGGATAGTGGAAGAGTTCAAAACAGTAAAGGCTTCCGGAAAATGGTCCTATACCCTTCCTCCGGAAGATACCCCTGACAGTCTGTCCGGGACAGGTGTATCGAGGGAACAACGGCTTGTACCATTTGAGTACACTGAGACACCTGGAAATGGCGACCCTTATTTTCACAGATGGCGTGCCACAAACGTGATACCTCAGAAACAGACCGGTTATTGCATTGTTCATATCATGCTTCCGCTTGGAGATATCACTACGGAACAGTTGAGAACGCTCGCAGGCATCACGGCAAAATATTCAAACGGGAGGATACGGGTAACCCATCAGCAGAACCTGCTTATGAGGTGGGTCAGAAATGAATGCCTCTATGCCCTGTACAAGGAATTGAAGATAGGTGAATTGGCACAGTCCGGAGTTGGGAGGATGATGGATATTCAAAGCTGCCCGGGTGCTGAGACATGTAATCTGGGTCTCACATCATCGAGACAACTGGCCATGGCAATCGGACATGAACTTTCCACCAGGGATGACGCAGAGGTGGAAAGTGTCAAAATAAAGGTCAGCGGATGCCCTAATTCCTGCGGTCACCATCATATCGCTGATATTGGGTTTCATGGCGTTGCAAAGAAGGTTGAAGGCCGTCTTGTACCTCATTATCAGCTTCATATAGGCGGCGGGGTAGGGAACGGGCGTGCAGTCATCGGGGATTCTGACATAAAACTCCCGGCCCGCAATATACCTTCAGCCGTATCACAACTCGTATCCGTTTATCAGAGGGACCGTCTTGACAGTGAACAGTTCTATCAGTTTGTTGAACGGGTTGGAGTAGATTTCATACATAATGTACTCGATAAATATATCTCTATACCTTCATTTGCTGAATCACCTGAGAAATATTCAGACTGGGGATCAAACTCAGAGTTTGCAGTAAAACTTGGCGCAGGAGAATGTGCCGGCGGCGTGGTAGATATGATAGAGGACTTTCTTGCAGCGGGCAACCGTGAGGCATACAAGGCAGCAATGCTGTTTGATGCCGGTGAATACGAAAAGGCCGCTGAGTGGATCAGCCGCTCTGTTTTATCGGTTGCCCGGGGGATGCTGGTCCCTTTTGGCATTGATACTGAGGTGGAGAGCGAGATCATCAGGGAATTTCAGGACAAGATAATAGATAAGTGCATCGTATCTGACAGGCTTGAGCCGCTTTATAAAGACTTCGGGAAATATGCTTCAGGCGACAGGTTAGGTAATTATATCGAGCTTGCCAAGCTGCTTGCATCGGAATCCCAGGAGGCCTATCATCAGCTTGACGCAGGCTTTAGATTCAGGAAAAGAGATAAGGAAAACAGAACAGAGGAGGTAAAAAAAGAAATGGAGAGAAAAATTGACGAGTTCCTGGAC encodes:
- a CDS encoding sulfurtransferase TusA family protein; this translates as MNDTEEKTTQVPQHILDEISTFEAEIGRLRRREMPEEKFKKFRLQNGIYGQRQKDDFMVRVKVPQGVLNPEQLRLLADTGDTFSNGIAHATSRQDIQFHFVKLENVPTIMRSLAEAGLTTREACGNTIRNVTACYLSGICPDEVFDVSSYARLTTDYFLRNPVCQSLPRKFKISFSGCSKDCSLAPINDIGAMAVEKDIDGTVQRGFKIYIAGGLGPHPRIAQLLEEFVSVDDLLPLSEAVLRVFDQYGERKNRNRARMKFLLEKIGFDELKRRIVEEFKTVKASGKWSYTLPPEDTPDSLSGTGVSREQRLVPFEYTETPGNGDPYFHRWRATNVIPQKQTGYCIVHIMLPLGDITTEQLRTLAGITAKYSNGRIRVTHQQNLLMRWVRNECLYALYKELKIGELAQSGVGRMMDIQSCPGAETCNLGLTSSRQLAMAIGHELSTRDDAEVESVKIKVSGCPNSCGHHHIADIGFHGVAKKVEGRLVPHYQLHIGGGVGNGRAVIGDSDIKLPARNIPSAVSQLVSVYQRDRLDSEQFYQFVERVGVDFIHNVLDKYISIPSFAESPEKYSDWGSNSEFAVKLGAGECAGGVVDMIEDFLAAGNREAYKAAMLFDAGEYEKAAEWISRSVLSVARGMLVPFGIDTEVESEIIREFQDKIIDKCIVSDRLEPLYKDFGKYASGDRLGNYIELAKLLASESQEAYHQLDAGFRFRKRDKENRTEEVKKEMERKIDEFLDLKGVACPYNFVKTKLKLEEMDAGQVLQIIIDEGEPYKNVPRSVLNEGHKILEEEKVEDKHYRIVIEKA
- a CDS encoding 4Fe-4S ferredoxin, with protein sequence MPVIIHTDKCDGCHGSANPPCVRMCPGDLLMKDPKTGKILMRNASDCWDCLPCVKACPQEAIEFRLSYQLGFQTARLLPHIHNTRDFITWELIDTKGVVDKFTIRTKILPIELDESIEGVTPAEYSI